In one Chroicocephalus ridibundus chromosome Z, bChrRid1.1, whole genome shotgun sequence genomic region, the following are encoded:
- the LPL gene encoding lipoprotein lipase, protein MGRKAMLAALCLCLRWVAAVGADPAAAGEAETNFEGIESKFSLRTPAEPDEDVCYLVPGQVDSLARCNFNHTSKTFVVIHGWTVTGMYESWVPKLVDALYKREPDSNVVVVDWLVRAQQHYPVSAAYTKLVGKDVAMFIDWMEEKFNYPLNNVHLLGYSLGAHAAGIAGSLTKKKVNRITGLDPAGPTFEYADALTRLSPDDADFVDVLHTYTRGSPDRSIGIQKPVGHIDIYPNGGGFQPGCNLGEALRLIAEKGFADVDQLVKCSHERSIHLFIDSLLYEEKPSMAYRCNTKEAFEKGLCLSCRKNRCNNLGYKVNRVRTKRNTKMYLKTRAQMPYKVFHYQVKIHFFGKTNTTKTNQPFLISLYGTLDQSENIAFTLPEVSSNKTYSFLIYTEVDIGDLLMLKLQWEKDTFFSWSDWWTPFTFDIQRVRVKSGETQKKVVFCSRDGTSHLNKGEEAAIFVKCLDQPVNRKRGGAKKAFKENSAHESA, encoded by the exons ATGGGGAGGAAGGCGATGCTGGCtgccctctgcctctgcctgcgCTGGGTGGCGGCTGTCGGCGCGgacccggccgccgccggcg AAGCTGAGACCAATTTCGAGGGAATTGAGAGCAAGTTTTCCTTAAGGACGCCTGCAGAGCCTGATGAAGATGTCTGCTACCTGGTTCCTGGGCAGGTGGACAGCCTGGCACGATGCAACTTCAACCATACCAGTAAAACCTTTGTGGTGATCCATGGGTGGACG gTGACAGGAATGTATGAAAGTTGGGTCCCGAAGCTGGTGGATGCTCTGTACAAGAGGGAACCTGATTCAAACGTCGTTGTGGTGGACTGGCTAGTTCGAGCTCAGCAGCACTACCCAGTGTCCGCTGCATATACTAAGCTGGTGGGAAAGGATGTTGCGATGTTTATTGACTGGATGGAG gagaAATTCAATTATCCTCTCAACAATGTCCACTTGCTGGGGTACAGTCTAGGTGCTCATGCTGCAGGGATTGCTGGGAGTCTGACCAAGAAGAAGGTGAACAGAATTACTG GGCTGGATCCAGCTGGTCCTACCTTTGAGTATGCCGATGCTCTCACCCGCCTCTCCCCGGATGATGCTGACTTTGTCGATGTCCTACACACCTACACTCGAGGCTCTCCAGACCGCAGCATTGGGATCCAGAAGCCTGTTGGACACATTGATATTTATCCTAATGGTGGAGGTTTCCAGCCAGGTTGCAATTTGGGAGAAGCACTCCGTCTGATTGCTGAAAAAGGCTTTGCAG ATGTGGATCAGCTGGTGAAATGCTCCCATGAACGATCCATCCACCTCTTCATTGACTCACTCCTCTACGAAGAAAAGCCCAGCATGGCCTACCGCTGCAACACGAAGGAGGCCTTTGAGAAGGGTCTCTGCCTGAGCTGCCGTAAGAACCGCTGCAACAATTTGGGTTACAAGGTCAACAGAGTGAGAACGAAGAGGAACACCAAAATGTACTTGAAGACCCGTGCTCAGATGCCCTACAAAG tctttcattACCAGGTCAAGATCCATTTCTTTGGAAAGACTAATACGACCAAGACAAACCAGCCAttcctgatctctctctatggcACTCTAGATCAGAGCGAGAACATTGCTTTCACACT GCCCGAAGTCTCCTCAAACAAGACCTACTCCTTCCTGATTTACACAGAAGTGGACATTGGTGACCTGCTTATGCTGAAGCTGCAGTGGGAGAAAGACACCTTCTTCAGCTGGTCAGACTGGTGGACCCCTTTTACATTTGACATCCAGAGGGTCAGAGTGAAGTCAGGAGAAACTCAGAAAAA GGTGGTGTTCTGTTCTCGAGATGGCACCTCACATCTCAATAAGGGAGAAGAGGCAGCAATATTCGTGAAATGCTTGGATCAGCCTGTCAACAGGAAGAGAGGAGG tgccAAGAAAgcctttaaagaaaattctgctcATGAATCTGCTTAA